A single Pseudoxanthomonas sp. DNA region contains:
- the rfbC gene encoding dTDP-4-dehydrorhamnose 3,5-epimerase: MKVVETGLPGCVVIEPAVFGDERGFFFETWNAERFGERGLPTTFVQSNVSSSSRGVLRGLHYQWPNPQGKLVSVLEGEVYDVAVDIRRGSPTFGQWEAVMLSAENKRQFWIPEGFAHGFAVVSERAVFSYLCTAVYDRVADAGVRWDDPAIGVDWPISEPQLSAKDEAAPLLADIPPERLPTFAAP; encoded by the coding sequence ATGAAGGTGGTTGAAACCGGTCTGCCGGGCTGCGTCGTCATCGAGCCCGCGGTGTTCGGCGACGAGCGCGGCTTCTTCTTCGAAACCTGGAATGCCGAACGTTTCGGCGAGCGTGGACTGCCGACCACGTTCGTCCAGAGCAACGTATCGTCGTCGTCCCGCGGCGTGCTGCGCGGGCTGCACTACCAGTGGCCGAATCCGCAGGGCAAGCTGGTCAGCGTGCTGGAAGGCGAGGTCTACGACGTGGCGGTCGATATCCGTCGTGGTTCGCCAACGTTCGGGCAGTGGGAAGCGGTGATGCTGAGCGCCGAGAACAAGCGCCAGTTCTGGATCCCGGAAGGCTTCGCGCATGGCTTTGCCGTCGTGTCCGAACGCGCCGTTTTCAGCTACCTGTGCACGGCCGTGTACGACAGGGTGGCGGATGCGGGGGTGCGCTGGGACGACCCTGCGATCGGCGTCGACTGGCCGATCAGCGAGCCTCAGTTGTCTGCGAAGGATGAGGCCGCCCCGTTGCTTGCCGACATCCCGCCGGAGCGACTGCCCACGTTCGCCGCGCCATGA
- a CDS encoding S9 family peptidase, which produces MFKGILAALAVGSALCSQLAMAQVDVQRFIRKDKFESIKISPGGDYLAATVPLEDRTVLAIMRRADNTLTGTFALDKNSHVSGFWWVNPERVVVSIAEKFGQLDQPQGTGELFAVDADGGKATVLVGFRIGTQQVGSNIQQKKAEQVHAFLVDTLPADDKGVIVSIWPWSEDPFTRAERLDVYTGRRTPIARAPVRNADFTTDNQGQVRFAHGAGADNARKLYYRDGKGSDWQLINDEAVSKRVEHPLGFNRDQTIAYLQVEQASGPDAVVAWNIATGERKDVLRNPNVDPDDIVYSQDSDMVPVGVVFADGKPSVRFFSDDVPEARLYRSLEAAFPGETVEVTSRTADGKLALVQVSSDRNPGDFYLFNVEAKKLDYALSRRDWLDPDAMGATQPVRLSARDGRDLHGFLTLPKGASGKQMPTIVLPHGGPFGIRDYWGFDPGTQLLASAGYAVLQVNFRGSGGYGRDFQSAGARQWGLSMQDDVTDATRWAIQQGIADPRRICIYGASYGAYASLTGVAREPDLYRCAAGYVGVYDLPMMHTRGDIQRRGSGETYLNEWIGPRNALASVSPVNMADRIKVPVFLAAGGEDERAPVEHTELMERRLKAAGVPVETLYKKTEGHGFYKPENQQEYYTRLLAFFSKHLGGATAK; this is translated from the coding sequence ATGTTCAAGGGAATTCTGGCCGCTCTGGCGGTCGGTTCGGCGTTGTGCTCGCAACTGGCCATGGCACAGGTGGACGTCCAGCGGTTCATCCGCAAGGACAAGTTCGAGAGCATCAAGATTTCGCCCGGTGGGGACTATCTGGCGGCGACGGTGCCGCTGGAGGACCGCACTGTGCTGGCGATAATGCGACGGGCGGACAATACTTTGACCGGCACGTTCGCGCTGGACAAGAACTCGCATGTATCGGGATTCTGGTGGGTGAATCCGGAGCGCGTGGTCGTGTCGATCGCGGAGAAGTTCGGCCAGCTCGACCAGCCGCAGGGCACCGGCGAACTGTTCGCGGTCGATGCCGACGGCGGCAAGGCCACGGTCCTGGTGGGCTTCCGCATCGGCACGCAGCAGGTGGGAAGCAACATCCAGCAGAAGAAGGCGGAACAGGTGCATGCCTTCCTCGTCGATACGCTGCCGGCGGACGACAAGGGCGTGATCGTGTCGATCTGGCCGTGGAGCGAAGATCCGTTCACCCGGGCCGAGCGGCTGGATGTCTACACCGGTCGCCGCACGCCGATCGCGCGTGCGCCGGTCCGCAATGCGGACTTCACCACCGACAATCAGGGGCAGGTCCGCTTCGCGCATGGCGCCGGCGCCGACAATGCGCGCAAGCTCTACTACCGCGACGGCAAGGGAAGCGACTGGCAGCTCATCAACGACGAGGCCGTCAGCAAGCGGGTCGAGCATCCGCTGGGATTCAACCGGGACCAGACCATCGCCTACCTGCAGGTCGAGCAGGCGTCGGGGCCGGATGCGGTCGTGGCCTGGAACATCGCGACGGGCGAGCGCAAGGACGTGCTGCGCAATCCGAATGTCGATCCGGACGACATCGTGTATTCGCAGGACAGCGACATGGTGCCGGTGGGTGTCGTGTTCGCCGATGGCAAGCCCTCGGTACGCTTCTTTTCCGATGATGTCCCCGAGGCGAGGCTCTACCGCAGCCTGGAGGCCGCGTTCCCCGGCGAAACGGTCGAGGTCACCTCGCGCACGGCCGATGGCAAGCTCGCGCTGGTGCAGGTCAGCTCGGACCGCAATCCCGGCGATTTCTATCTCTTCAACGTCGAGGCGAAGAAGCTGGACTACGCACTGAGCCGGCGGGACTGGCTGGATCCGGACGCCATGGGCGCGACGCAGCCGGTCAGGCTGAGCGCCCGCGACGGTCGCGATCTGCACGGGTTCCTGACCCTGCCCAAGGGAGCATCCGGCAAGCAGATGCCGACGATCGTGCTGCCTCATGGCGGCCCGTTCGGCATCCGCGATTACTGGGGTTTCGATCCGGGGACGCAGTTGCTGGCCAGTGCCGGCTACGCCGTGCTGCAGGTGAACTTCCGCGGCTCCGGCGGCTATGGCCGTGACTTCCAGTCGGCGGGCGCTCGCCAGTGGGGTCTGTCCATGCAGGACGACGTGACCGATGCGACGCGCTGGGCCATCCAGCAGGGCATCGCCGATCCTCGCCGCATCTGCATCTACGGCGCGAGTTACGGCGCGTACGCATCGCTGACGGGCGTGGCGAGGGAGCCGGATCTCTATCGCTGTGCGGCGGGTTACGTGGGCGTCTACGACCTGCCGATGATGCATACGCGCGGCGACATCCAGCGTCGCGGTTCCGGCGAGACCTATCTCAACGAATGGATCGGTCCACGCAATGCGCTGGCCAGCGTGTCGCCGGTCAACATGGCCGACCGCATCAAGGTGCCGGTCTTCCTGGCCGCCGGTGGCGAAGACGAGCGCGCACCGGTCGAGCACACCGAGCTGATGGAACGTCGCTTGAAGGCCGCCGGCGTGCCGGTGGAGACGCTCTACAAGAAGACCGAAGGCCACGGTTTCTACAAGCCGGAAAACCAGCAGGAGTACTACACCAGGCTGCTCGCGTTCTTCAGCAAGCATCTCGGCGGCGCGACGGCGAAGTAG
- the rfbD gene encoding dTDP-4-dehydrorhamnose reductase, whose protein sequence is MTILLLGANGQVGHELRRSLGPLGDIVATTRSGELPEGVRCEVADFDRPDTLADLVRRVAPVAVVNAAAYTAVDKAEDDEAAAFRANAEAPGVLARTCAERGIPFVHYSTDYVFDGRGSRPYREDDATAPLGVYGASKLAGEQAVREAGGDHLILRTAWVYGSHGHNFLRTMLRLGAERDELRVVADQTGTPTPAYLIADTTARLLALPEPARGTLHLTAAGGTTWHGFAEAIITGAHARGLLARKPRVSPIATADFPTRAQRPAYSRMEVARLESVLGGPMPGWQAGLDHVLDYMVPR, encoded by the coding sequence ATGACCATCCTGCTGCTGGGCGCGAACGGGCAGGTGGGCCATGAGTTGAGGCGCAGCCTGGGGCCGCTGGGCGACATCGTGGCGACGACGCGATCCGGCGAGCTGCCGGAAGGCGTGCGCTGCGAGGTCGCGGACTTCGACCGCCCCGACACGCTCGCGGACCTGGTCCGGCGTGTCGCACCCGTGGCGGTCGTCAACGCCGCTGCGTATACGGCGGTGGACAAGGCCGAGGACGACGAAGCGGCGGCGTTCCGTGCCAATGCGGAGGCGCCGGGCGTGTTGGCACGCACCTGTGCCGAGCGAGGCATTCCGTTCGTCCACTACTCGACCGACTACGTGTTCGATGGTCGGGGTTCGCGTCCTTACCGCGAAGACGATGCGACGGCGCCACTGGGCGTCTACGGTGCCAGCAAGCTCGCCGGCGAGCAGGCGGTCCGCGAGGCCGGCGGCGACCACCTCATCCTGCGGACCGCATGGGTCTACGGTTCGCACGGCCACAACTTCCTGCGCACCATGCTGCGGCTGGGTGCCGAACGCGATGAGCTGAGGGTGGTCGCAGATCAGACGGGGACACCGACACCGGCCTACCTGATCGCCGATACGACGGCGCGGCTTCTCGCGTTGCCTGAGCCGGCACGGGGCACCCTGCACCTGACAGCTGCCGGCGGCACCACGTGGCACGGCTTTGCCGAGGCCATCATCACTGGCGCCCACGCGCGGGGCCTGTTGGCGCGCAAGCCACGCGTGTCGCCGATTGCGACGGCCGACTTCCCGACACGCGCGCAGCGGCCTGCGTATTCCCGCATGGAAGTCGCCAGGCTCGAGTCCGTGCTGGGCGGGCCGATGCCCGGGTGGCAGGCGGGGCTGGATCACGTCCTGGATTACATGGTGCCGCGATAG
- the rfbA gene encoding glucose-1-phosphate thymidylyltransferase RfbA: MTTRKGIILAGGSGTRLYPLTQAISKQLLPVYDKPMIYYPLSVLMLAGIREVLVINTPHEQALFKALLGDGSQWGMDIQYAVQPSPDGLAQAYLIGRDFVAGKPSCLVLGDNIFYGHGFTEMLRQADARNDGATVFGYWVNDPERYGVAEFDKDGRVIGIEEKPVAPRSNYAVTGLYFYDGQASDYAASLKPSPRGELEITDLNRLYLEAGNLHLQPLGRGHAWLDTGTHQSLLEASNFIETIEARQGLRVCCPEEIAFGNGWIDAAQVEKLAAPLAKNGYGQYLLSLVARGVVR; this comes from the coding sequence GTTGTTGCCTGTCTACGACAAGCCGATGATCTACTACCCGCTCAGCGTGCTGATGCTGGCGGGTATCCGTGAGGTGCTGGTGATCAACACGCCGCACGAGCAAGCGCTTTTCAAGGCGCTGTTGGGCGACGGATCTCAGTGGGGGATGGACATCCAGTATGCGGTGCAGCCGAGTCCGGATGGTCTGGCACAGGCGTACCTGATTGGTCGTGATTTCGTTGCCGGAAAGCCGAGCTGCCTCGTGCTCGGCGACAACATCTTCTACGGACATGGTTTCACCGAGATGCTGAGGCAGGCGGACGCGCGGAATGACGGCGCGACTGTATTCGGCTATTGGGTGAACGATCCGGAGCGATACGGCGTTGCCGAGTTCGACAAGGACGGACGTGTCATCGGCATTGAGGAGAAGCCGGTCGCGCCGCGCTCGAATTACGCTGTTACCGGGCTCTACTTCTATGATGGGCAGGCGAGCGACTATGCAGCTTCGTTGAAGCCTTCGCCTCGCGGTGAGCTGGAGATCACCGATCTCAACCGGCTTTACCTCGAAGCCGGCAATCTGCATCTCCAGCCGCTGGGCCGCGGCCATGCCTGGCTCGATACGGGTACGCATCAGTCGCTGCTTGAAGCCTCGAATTTCATCGAAACCATCGAGGCGCGGCAGGGCCTGCGGGTCTGCTGCCCCGAGGAGATCGCCTTCGGCAATGGCTGGATCGATGCGGCCCAGGTGGAGAAGCTGGCGGCTCCGCTGGCCAAGAATGGATACGGCCAATATCTGCTGTCCCTGGTCGCACGGGGTGTGGTGCGATGA